The proteins below are encoded in one region of Knoellia sp. S7-12:
- a CDS encoding acyl-CoA thioesterase II yields the protein MSDPAQTALADLLAVLDLKEVGTADVNITTRPTGDGADSVPIPATFAEEMTLFLGQSQKMPHGRVFGGQVLAQGLVACGRTVTSDEGESPRPIHSLHAYFMRPGDDTQPIYFAVEKMRDGRSFSTRRAHAIQNGKPILSMSCSFQEPADGLDHQDAMPDVPGPDGLQSLSDVFGGIDHPGAKHLAEGRAIEQRHVEGQLFLAPGEEAVARQSVWTRAVGTLPDDPLLHSAVLAYASDYALLEPVLRRHGRQWVGGGLNVASLDHAMWFHRPARADEWILYSQQSPSAQGGRGLGLGRMFAADGTLVATVAQEGMLRVRDNLG from the coding sequence GTGAGTGACCCCGCACAGACTGCCCTCGCCGACCTGCTCGCCGTCCTCGACCTCAAGGAGGTCGGGACGGCCGACGTGAACATCACCACCCGCCCCACCGGCGATGGCGCTGACTCCGTCCCGATTCCAGCGACCTTCGCCGAGGAGATGACCCTCTTCCTGGGTCAGAGCCAGAAGATGCCCCACGGACGCGTGTTCGGTGGGCAGGTCCTCGCACAGGGGCTGGTGGCCTGTGGTCGCACGGTCACTTCCGACGAAGGCGAATCCCCGCGACCCATCCACTCGCTGCACGCCTACTTCATGCGCCCGGGAGACGACACCCAGCCGATCTACTTCGCGGTGGAGAAGATGCGCGATGGCCGGTCCTTTTCGACCCGTCGGGCCCACGCCATCCAGAACGGCAAGCCGATCCTCTCGATGAGCTGCTCGTTCCAGGAGCCGGCCGACGGCCTCGATCACCAGGACGCGATGCCCGACGTGCCCGGGCCGGACGGCCTGCAGTCCTTGAGCGACGTCTTCGGCGGCATCGACCATCCCGGCGCCAAGCATCTCGCCGAGGGGCGCGCCATCGAGCAGCGCCACGTCGAGGGTCAGCTCTTCCTGGCTCCCGGCGAGGAGGCCGTCGCACGTCAGAGCGTGTGGACGCGCGCTGTCGGCACCCTGCCCGACGACCCGCTGTTGCACTCGGCCGTTCTCGCGTATGCGTCCGACTACGCCCTGCTCGAGCCGGTCCTGCGCCGCCACGGCCGCCAGTGGGTGGGTGGGGGACTCAATGTCGCCAGCCTCGACCACGCGATGTGGTTCCACCGACCGGCACGGGCAGACGAGTGGATCCTCTATTCACAGCAGTCGCCGTCGGCCCAGGGCGGTCGCGGGCTCGGCCTCGGCCGGATGTTCGCCGCCGACGGCACCCTCGTCGCGACCGTCGCCCAGGAGGGCATGCTCCGCGT